The following are encoded together in the Glycine max cultivar Williams 82 chromosome 8, Glycine_max_v4.0, whole genome shotgun sequence genome:
- the LOC100798585 gene encoding autophagy-related protein 13b produces MASSHGNAHSDAAKMEQIITEFFAKSLHIILESRALYVSSRNSYGDQAVSSPCSSSSSSSSVRPRDKWFNLALRECPAALENIDLWRQNNLECIVIDVILVQRPLDWDPVTVSFSPKRVLPRSSSLKERCPFGWNTDQEELGVVGRSEKIVERWLVQYESRKTRDSNSGSRRSSNVSLHNLYKKSTLLLRSLYATVRLLPAYKLFRELNSSGQIRDFTLGHRVSSFVEPFTRKQEAEMMKFGFTPVDTSSGRLCLSVMYCPSASDVSSEPSTPMSPQVITDYVGSPLADPLRRFPSLPVAGLPSSRQRSWSFDHYRASPPSYLPSPTHSESLSSGYNACLRRFPPASLPPHPSEMSLIQKKNTNFDDYYPSASPSTSNSGPLPCKPLLRSESAPVSIPTAEVDNSPGYSNRHNLPPSPPLRISRGIGKIDKNPMQTGATAEKLFSLGKDESRKYSGVKISANSSPQISISRSSSRSYQDDFDDTDFTCPFDVDDDDMTDPGSRAESLDHGHIAETLEAGGFFPIRKSQDAAVGALVHMLKKAPPLHQDFSTSQHLSQGAYPETWKNNTQGTNQILEASSRPVSIMSSGIIATRKTTADALEEFHGYKEMKNLLLRRGSSKHQK; encoded by the exons ATGGCATCGTCTCATGGTAATGCCCACTCGGATGCTGCAAAGATGGAACAAATAATCACCGAGTTCTTCGCCAAGAGCCTGCACATAATACTCGAATCAAGGGCACTCTATGTGTCCTCACGCAATTCCTATGGTGATCAAGCTGTTTCGTCTCCGTGTTCGTCGTCTTCATCTTCGTCGAGTGTGCGGCCGAGGGATAAGTGGTTCAATTTGGCTCTCCGGGAGTGCCCGGCGGCGCTGGAGAACATTGACCTCTGGCGCCAGAACAATCTTGAGTGCATAGTGATAGATGTGATTTTGGTGCAGAGGCCTCTGGATTGGGATCCTGTGACTGTGAGTTTTTCTCCAAAGAGGGTTCTTCCTAGGAGTTCTTCACTGAAGGAAAGATGCCCTTTTGGCTGGAACACTGATCAGGAAGAATTGGGGGTTGTGGGAAGGAGTGAAAAGATTGTGGAGAGGTGGCTTGTGCAGTATGAGAGTAGGAAGACAAGGGATTCTAATTCTGGCAGTAGGAGATCAAGCAATGTTTCTTTACATAACTTGTATAAGAAATCAACTTTGCTTCTGAGGTCTTTGTATGCCACTGTTAGACTTTTACCTGCCTATAAACTTTTCCGAGAGCTTAATTCGTCTGGACAGATTAGGGACTTTACCCTTGGTCACCGTGTGTCTTCTTTTGTTGAGCCCTTCACCCGGAAACAAGAGGCTGAAATGATGAAATTCGGGTTCACCCCTGTGGATACTTCTTCTGGTAGGCTGTGTCTCAGTGTGATGTATTGCCCCTCAGCATCAGATGTGAGTTCTGAACCTTCCACTCCGATGTCCCCACAAGTTATAACTGATTATGTTGGGAGTCCATTGGCTGATCCATTAAGGAGGTTTCCTTCTCTTCCTGTGGCAGGTTTGCCATCTTCAAGGCAGCGTAGTTGGAGTTTCGATCATTATAGAGCCTCACCTCCTTCTTATTTACCTTCGCCTACTCATTCAGAATCACTCTCGTCAGGGTATAATGCATGTTTGCGGCGTTTCCCCCCTGCAAGTTTGCCTCCTCATCCATCTGAGATGTCTTTGATTCAGAAGAAGAATACAAATTTTGATGATTATTATCCCTCTGCATCACCTTCAACCTCTAATTCTGGGCCGTTACCATGCAAACCCCTTTTACGATCTGAAAGTGCTCCAGTCAGCATACCTACTGCTGAAGTTGATAATTCCCCTGGATACTCCAATAGGCATAATTTGCCTCCATCTCCTCCCCTAAGAATTTCGAGGGGCATTGGTAAGATTGATAAAAACCCAATGCAAACAGGAGCAACAGCTGAGAAG TTGTTTTCTCTTGGAAAAGACGAGTCTCGAAAATATTCTGGAGTGAAGATATCAGCTAACAGCTCGCCCCAGATTTCAATTTCCAGAAGCTCAAGTAGGTCTTATCAGGATGATTTTGATGATACTGATTTTACTTGTCCATTTGATGTGGATGATGATGATATGACAGATCCAGGAAGCAG AGCTGAATCTCTGGATCACGGTCATATAGCTGAGACGCTTGAAGCTGGAGGATTCTTTCCCATTAGAAAGTCTCAAGATGCTGCTGTTGGTGCGCTTGTACATATGCTGAAGAAAGCGCCACCTCTGCATCAAGATTTCTCCACCTCACAACACCTCTCACAAGGTGCATACCCTGAAACCTGGAAAAATAACACTCAAGGGACCAATCAGATCCTAGAGGCATCATCAAGGCCAGTGAGCATAATGTCTTCTGGGATCATAGCTACTAGGAAAACAACAGCTGATGCATTGGAAGAGTTCCATGGTTACAAAGAGATGAAAAACTTGTTGCTTAGGCGAGGTAGTAGTAAGCACCAGAAATAA
- the LOC100804613 gene encoding protein NODULATION SIGNALING PATHWAY 2, translated as MKTMDFEQFYYSFGPPYMNQLHECISENAFPFQTENLLSPNTFLDEMFDQEYSMEGLLQQHANNQEDFGFLKHDDPLETEFCHGFSPSAEENMHVSMEEGDSCLKGIQAELMEETSLADLLLTGAEAVEAQNWPLASDIIEKLNNASSLENGDGLLNRLALFFTQSLYYKSTNAPELLQCGAVSTHTNAFCVFQVLQELSPYVKFAHFTANQAILEATEGAEDLHIIDFDIMEGIQWPPLMVDLAMKKSVNSLRVTAITVNQRGADSVQQTGRRLKEFAASINFPFMFDQLMMEREEDFQGIELGQTLIVNCMIHQWMPNRSFSLVKTFLDGVTKLSPRLVVLVEEELFNFPRLKSMSFVEFFCEALHHYTALCDSLASNLWGSHKMELSLIEKEVIGLRILDSVRQFPCERKERMVWEEGFYSLKGFKRVPMSTCNISQAKFLVSLFGGGYWVQYEKGRLALCWKSRPLTVASIWEPMAYLDDKVK; from the coding sequence ATGAAAACGATGGATTTTGAGCAATTTTATTACTCATTTGGCCCTCCTTACATGAATCAACTCCATGAGTGTATCTCAGAAAATGCATTTCCATTTCAAACAGAAAATCTCTTATCTCCAAATACTTTCCTAGATGAAATGTTTGATCAAGAGTACTCCATGGAAGGATTGCTGCAGCAACATGCAAACAACCAGGAGGACTTTGGTTTCTTGAAGCATGATGATCCACTAGAGACTGAATTTTGTCATGGATTTAGCCCTAGTGCTGAGGAAAATATGCATGTTTCAATGGAAGAAGGGGATTCTTGTTTGAAGGGAATCCAAGCAGAGCTAATGGAAGAGACTAGTTTAGCTGATCTGTTGCTAACAGGAGCTGAAGCTGTTGAAGCACAAAACTGGCCCCTTGCTTCAGATATAATTGAGAAACTTAACAATGCCTCATCTTTAGAAAATGGTGATGGTTTATTGAACAGGTTGGCTCTTTTCTTTACTCAGAGTCTCTATTATAAAAGCACAAATGCCCCTGAATTGCTACAGTGTGGTGCTGTTTCTACGCACACAAATGCTTTCTGTGTGTTTCAGGTTCTCCAAGAACTCTCTCCCTATGTAAAATTTGCTCATTTCACTGCAAACCAAGCAATCTTAGAGGCCACAGAAGGTGCTGAAGATCTTCACATCATTGATTTTGATATCATGGAGGGGATTCAGTGGCCACCCTTGATGGTTGACCTTGCAATGAAGAAAAGTGTTAATTCCCTTAGAGTAACAGCCATCACAGTGAACCAAAGAGGTGCAGATTCTGTTCAACAAACAGGAAGAAGGCTCAAAGAGTTTGCAGCTTCTATCAACTTTCCATTCATGTTTGACCAGTTAATGATGGAAAGGGAAGAAGATTTTCAAGGAATTGAACTTGGTCAAACACTCATAGTCAACTGCATGATACACCAGTGGATGCCTAATAGGAGCTTCTCATTGGTCAAAACATTCTTGGATGGTGTGACCAAATTGTCCCCAAGGCTTGTTGTTTTAGTGGAAGAAGAACTATTTAATTTTCCTAGGCTCAAGTCCATGTCCTTTGTGGAGTTCTTCTGTGAGGCTTTGCATCACTACACTGCACTTTGTGATTCACTTGCTAGTAATCTATGGGGTAGCCACAAGATGGAGTTGAGCCTGATAGAAAAAGAGGTTATTGGGCTCAGAATATTGGACAGTGTGAGGCAGTTTCCTTGTGAGAGAAAGGAGAGAATGGTGTGGGAGGAAGGGTTTTATTCCTTGAAAGGGTTTAAACGTGTACCTATGAGTACATGTAACATTTCACAAGCCAAATTCTTGGTAAGCCTCTTTGGTGGAGGGTATTGGGTCCAATACGAGAAGGGTAGGTTGGCCTTGTGTTGGAAGTCAAGGCCTTTGACTGTGGCTTCAATCTGGGAACCAATGGCTTATCTGGATGACAAGGTCAAATAG
- the LOC102662652 gene encoding transcription factor MAMYB has product MTSKIRIHHSHESQSLFIFSFSYLSVIHISHTNDDVLSFLAIPFQVFAREWSSVGKPGRWEAIAAAFGGRHRVESVIKKAKELGEKRVDDSESYAQFLKKRKALDKRVVEENEGESEGKAVDNGWSSAEDIALLNALKAFPKEVSMRWEKVAAAFPGRSKPACMKRFAELKKGFLTAKAAAE; this is encoded by the exons atgaCA AGTAAAATCAGAATTCACCACTCTCACGAATCTCAATCATtgtttattttctcattttcttatcTCTCAGTCATTCACATTTCACACACAAACGATGACGTTTTAAGTTTCTTGGCGATTCCCTTTCAAGTGTTTGCGAGAGAATGGAGTTCGGTCGGGAAGCCGGGGAGGTGGGAGGCGATAGCGGCGGCGTTCGGGGGGAGgcacagggtggagagtgtgATAAAAAAAGCGAAGGAATTGGGGGAGAAGAGAGTGGATGATTCGGAATCGTATGCGCAGTTTTTGAAGAAGAGGAAGGCGTTGGATAAGAGGGTTGTGGAGGAGAATGAGGGTGAAAGTGAGGGGAAAGCAGTTGATAATGGTTGGAGTTCTGCTGAGGATATTGCATTGCTGAATGCTTTGAAAGCGTTTCCTAAGGAAGTTTCCATGAGGTGGGAGAAGGTTGCTGCTGCTTTTCCCGGGAGATCCAAGCCTGCTTGCATGAAGAGATTCGCCGAATTGAAGAAAGGCTTTCTGACTGCAAAAGCTGCAGCCGAGTag